One part of the Ursus arctos isolate Adak ecotype North America unplaced genomic scaffold, UrsArc2.0 scaffold_14, whole genome shotgun sequence genome encodes these proteins:
- the RAD54L2 gene encoding helicase ARIP4 produces the protein MSDESASGSDPDLDPDVELEDAEEEEEEEEVAVEEHGRDDAEDILDDPSLEDMCGTECAQLEEDGQRPPRCTSTTSSQSEPSEQLRRHHGKSLASEDPKKKRAQKPSHMRRNIRKLLREDQLEPVTKAAQQEELERRKRLEQQRKDYAAPIPTVPLEFLPEEIVLRASDGPQLPPRVLAQEVICLDSSSGSEDEKSSRDEVIELSSGEEDTLHIVDSSESVSEEDEEEEKGGTHVNDILNQRDALGRVLVNLNHPPEEENVFLAPQLARAVKPHQIGGIRFLYDNLVESLERFKTSSGFGCILAHSMGLGKTLQVISFIDVLFRHTPAKTVLAIVPVNTLQNWLAEFNMWLPAPEALPADNKPEEVQPRFFKVHILNDEHKTMAARAKVMADWVSEGGVLLMGYEMYRLLTLKKSFATGRSKKTKKRSHPVIIDLDEEDRQQEFRREFEKALCRPGPDVVICDEGHRIKNCQASTSQALKNIRSRRRVVLTGYPLQNNLIEYWCMVDFVRPDFLGTRQEFSNMFERPILNGQCIDSTPQDVRLMRYRSHVLHSLLEGFVQRRGHTVLKIHLPAKEENVILVRLSKIQRDLYTQFMDRFRDCGSSGWLGLNPLKAFCVCCKIWNHPDVLYEALQKESLANEQDLDVEELGSAGTSARCPSQGTKGKGEDSTLASSMGEATNSKFLQGVGFNPFQERGNNIVTYEWAKDLLTNYQTGVLENSPKMVLLFHLIEESVKLGDKILVFSQSLSTLALIEEFLGKREVPCLPGADGQGVQKWVRNVSYFRLDGSTPAFERERLINQFNDPSNLTTWLFLLSTRAGCLGVNLIGANRVVVFDASWNPCHDAQAVCRVYRYGQKKPCHIYRLVADFTLEKKIYDRQISKQGMSDRVVDDLNPMLNFTRKEVENLLHFVEKEPAPQASLNIKGIKEPVLQLACLKYPHLITKEPFEHESLLLNRKDHKLTKAEKKAAKKSYEEDKRTSVPYTRPSYAQYYPASDQSLTSIPAFSQRNWQPTLKSDEKPVASVRPVQSTPIPMMPRHVPLGGSVSSASSTNPAMNFPINYLQRAGVLVQKVVTTTDIVIPGLNSSTDVQARINAGESIHIIRGTKGTYIRTSDGRIFAVRATGRPKVPEDGRMAASGSQGPSLESTSNGRHSASSPKAPDPEGLARPVSPDSPEIISELQQYADVAAARESQQSSPSSSATLPGPPAQLVDSSAIPGTALGTEPRHGGHCLNSSLLVTGQPCGDRNPVLDLRGHKRKLATPPAAQESARRRSRKGHLPAPVQPYEHGYPVSGGFAMPPVSLNHNLTAPFTSQAGENSLFMGSTPSYYQLSNLLADARLVFPVTTDPLVPAGPVSSSSTATSVTASNPTFMLNPSVPGILPSYSLPFSQPLLSEPRMFAPFPSPVLPSNLSRGMSVYPGYMSPHAGYPAGGLLRSQVPPFDSHEVAEVGFSSNDDEDKDDDVIEVTGK, from the exons ACCCATCCCTGGAAGACATGTGTGGCACTGAGTGTGCCCAGCTGGAGGAAGATGGGCAGCGGCCACCGCGGTGCACTTCAACTACCTCATCTCAGTCTGAGCCTTCAGAGCAGCTTAGGCGCCACCACGGCAAGAGCCTAGCCTCCGAGGACCCCAAAAAGAAGAGAGCTCAGAAGCCCTCCCACATGAGGAGAAACATACG AAAGCTGCTCCGGGAGGATCAGTTGGAGCCCGTTACCAAAGCTGCACAACAGGAAGAGTTGGAAAGGAGGAAACGCctggagcagcagaggaaggatTATGCAGCCCCCATTCCTACAGTTCCCCTGGAGTTCCTTCCTG AGGAAATTGTCTTAAGAGCAAGCGATGGTCCCCAGCTGCCTCCTCGGGTCCTGGCCCAGGAAGTCATTTGTTTGGACAGCAGCAGTGGCAGTGAGGATGAAAAAAGCAGTCGAGATG AGGTGATTGAACTGAGCTCTGGAGAGGAGGACACTCTGCACATTGTGGACAGCAGTGAGTCTGTCAGTgaggaggatgaggaagaggagaagggtgGCACCCATGTGAATGACATCTTAAACCAGCGCGATGCTCTGGGGCGGGTCCTCGTCAACCTGAACCACCCTCCAGAGGAGGAGAATGTCTTCCTGGCCCCGCAGTTGGCACGGGCAGTGAAACCTCATCAG ATTGGTGGGATCCGGTTCCTGTATGATAACCTGGTTGAATCCCTGGAGAGGTTTAAGACTAGTAGTGGCTTTGGCTGCATCCTGGCCCACAGCATGGGTCTGGGGAAAACTTTGCAAGTGATATCTTTCATCGATGTCCTCTTCCGCCACACGCCAGCCAAAACTGTCCTTGCCATTGTGCCG GTTAATACTCTTCAGAATTGGCTGGCAGAGTTCAACATGTGGCTTCCAGCTCCTGAAGCCCTTCCAGCTGACAACAAGCCTGAAGAAGTCCAGCCTCGCTTCTTTAAAGTTCACATCTTGAATGATGAGCACAA GACAATGGCAGCTCGTGCTAAAGTGATGGCTGATTGGGTGTCAGAGGGTGGGGTGCTGCTGATGGGGTACGAAATGTACAGACTCCTCACCCTGAAGAAATCCTTTGCCACAGGTAGATCGAAGAAAACCAAGAAACGTTCTCACCCGGTCATCATTGATCTGGATGAGGAAGATCGACAGCAGGAGTTCCGGAGAG AGTTTGAGAAGGCCTTATGCCGCCCTGGCCCTGATGTGGTGATTTGTGACGAGGGACACCGCATCAAAAACTGCCAGGCCAGCACCTCGCAGGCCCTGAAGAACATTCGCTCTCGCCGTCGGGTGGTGCTGACTGGGTACCCCCTGCAGAACAACCTCATTGAGTACTGGTGCATGGTGGACTTTGTGCGCCCAGACTTCCTCGGCACCCGGCAGGAGTTCAGCAACATGTTTGAACGCCCCATCCTGAATGGACAGTGTATTGACAGCACGCCTCAGGATGTCCGCCTAATGCGGTACCGGAGCCATGTCTTGCACAGCCTCCTGGAGGGCTTTGTGCAGAG GAGAGGCCACACTGTGCTGAAGATTCATCTCCCTGCCAAGGAAGAAAATGTGATCCTGGTGCGGCTCTCGAAGATCCAGCGAGATTTGTACACACAGTTCATGGACCGCTTCCGAGACTGTGGTAGCAGTGGCTGGCTGGGGCTGAACCCCCTTAAGGCTTTCTGCGTGTGCTGCAAG ATCTGGAATCACCCGGATGTGCTGTATGAAGCCCTTCAGAAGGAAAGTCTGGCCAATGAGCAGGACCTAGATGTGGAAGAGCTTGGCTCAGCGGGAACTAGTGCCCGCTGCCCGTCACAGGGAACAAAAGGCAAGGGGGAGGACAGCACCTTGGCCTCCTCAATGGGAGAGGCAACCAACAGCAAGTTCCTACAGGGGGTTGGCTTCAACCCTTTCCAGGAGCGAGGCAACAACATTGTCACGTATGAATGG GCCAAGGACCTTTTGACTAATTACCAGACTGGGGTCTTAGAGAACTCTCCCAAGATGGTACTGCTTTTCCACCTGATTGAGGAAAGTGTCAAGCTTGGGGACAAGATTCTTGTGTTCAG CCAGAGCCTTTCCACCTTGGCTCTCATCGAGGAGTTCCTAGGGAAACGAGAAGTGCCCTGTCTACCTGGTGCTGATGGGCAAGGAGTACAGAAGTGGGTTCGAAACGTCAGCTACTTCC GGCTAGATGGTAGCACCCCTGCCTTTGAGAGGGAGCGGCTCATTAATCAGTTCAATGATCCCAGCAACCTCACCACCTGGCTGTTCCTTCTGTCCACAAG GGCCGGGTGCTTGGGTGTGAATCTGATCGGTGCCAACCGAGTGGTGGTGTTTGATGCTTCCTGGAACCCTTGCCATGATGCCCAGGCAGTATGTCGGGTATACCGTTATGGCCAGAAAAAGCCCTGTCACATCTATCGCCTTGTAGCTGATTTCACCCTTGAAAAGAAGATCTATGACCGTCAGATTTCCAAGCAGGGCATGTCAG ATCGAGTGGTAGATGATCTTAATCCAATGCTGAACTTTACCCGGAAGGAGGTGGAAAACCTACTGCACTTTGTTGAGAAGGAGCCAGCTCCCCAAGCATCCTTGAACATAAAGGGGATCAAGGAGCCAGTCCTGCAACTTGCCTGTCTGAAGTACCCTCACCTCATCACCAAG GAGCCTTTTGAGCACGAGTCATTGCTCCTTAACCGAAAGGATCACAAGCTGACCAAGGCTGAGaaaaaagcagcaaagaaaagCTATGAAGAAGACAAACGCACTTCCGTCCCCTACACCCGCCCATCATACGCACAGTATTACCCTGCCAGTGACCAGAGCCTGACCAGCATCCCTGCTTTCAGTCAGAGAAACTG GCAGCCAACACTGAAGAGTGATGAGAAGCCTGTGGCCAGTGTTCGTCCTGTGCagtccacccccatccccatgaTGCCCCGGCATGTCCCACTGGGAGGCAGTGTAAGCTCTGCCTCCAGCACAAATCCAGCTATGAACTTCCCGATCAACTACCTGCAGCGTGCGGGGGTCCTTGTGCAGAAGGTGGTCACCACAACAG ATATTGTTATTCCTGGACTCAACAGCTCCACAGATGTACAGGCAAGAATTAATGCTGGTGAGAGCATCCACATCATCCGTGGGACGAAAG GGACGTACATCCGCACCAGTGATGGGCGGATCTTTGCTGTCCGGGCAACTGGCAGACCGAAGGTCCCGGAAGATGGTCGGATGGCTGCCTCAG GTTCCCAGGGGCCTTCTCTTGAGTCCACAAGCAACGGCAGACACAGTGCCTCATCACCTAAAGCCCCCGACCCTGAGGGGCTGGCCAGGCCCGTCTCTCCAGACAGCCCGGAGATCATCAGTGAGCTCCAGCAGTATGCAGATGTGGCTGCCGCCAGGGAATCCCAGCAGAGCTCCCCAAGCTCCAGTGCCACCCTGCCTGGCCCCCCGGCCCAACTTGTGGACAGCAGTGCTATTCCTGGGACAGCTCTCGGGACTGAGCCTCGACATGGGGGTCATTGCCTCAATAGTTCCCTCTTGGTAACCGGCCAGCCCTGTGGTGACAGGAACCCAGTGTTGGACTTAAGGGGCCATAAGCGAAAGTTGGCCACACCACCTGCTGCCCAGGAGTCAGCCCGCCGGCGGTCCAGGAAGGGCCACCTGCCAGCCCCCGTGCAGCCGTATGAACACGGGTATCCAGTTTCTGGCGGGTTTGCAATGCCACCCGTCTCCTTAAATCATAACCTCACCGCTCCCTTCACCTCCCAGGCTGGGGAGAACTCCTTGTTTATGGGCAGTACCCCCTCCTACTACCAGCTATCCAATTTGCTGGCAGATGCCCGCCTGGTGTTTCCAGTGACTACTGACCCTCTGGTGCCAGCAGGCCCCGTCAGTTCCTCTTCCACGGCTACCTCAGTCACTGCCAGCAACCCCACCTTCATGCTCAACCCCTCTGTTCCAGGGATACTACCCAGCTACTCACTCCCATTCTCACAGCCACTCCTGTCCGAGCCGAGGATGTTCGCGCCTTTTCCTTCCCCTGTCTTACCCAGCAACCTTTCACGGGGCATGTCTGTCTACCCAGGCTACATGTCCCCACATGCAGGCTACCCAGCTGGCGGCCTCCTCCGGTCCCAGGTGCCTCCATTTGACTCTCATGAGGTTGCTGAGGTGGGGTTCAGCTCCAATGACGATGAGGATAAGGATGATGATGTGATAGAGGTCACTGGGAAATAG